In Corynebacterium guangdongense, one DNA window encodes the following:
- the paaC gene encoding 1,2-phenylacetyl-CoA epoxidase subunit PaaC: protein MSITTNDSATKQKMGDGITAEDIAASGVRAPEAVADYALTLADDSLMHAQRLSWWISRAPEMEEDIALANIALDMIGHARFLYTYAGSAWGKTEDELAYFRDEEEFRSAALVEQPNGDFAHTIARGLIYSYYAYGLYTALLDSEDRTLANIAAKVVKELEYHVDHASQWLLRLGLGTEESHARMQNGLDVMWPYVDELFEDLDVHTALTGVAVLPSSLRPEFDRRITDIIAQAGLQVPTTKPVMSGRRTGVYSENRGYILAEMQSLARRHPGATW from the coding sequence GTGAGCATCACGACCAACGACTCCGCGACCAAGCAGAAGATGGGCGACGGCATCACCGCCGAGGACATCGCCGCCTCGGGCGTGCGCGCCCCGGAGGCCGTCGCCGACTACGCCCTCACGCTGGCCGACGACTCCCTCATGCACGCCCAGCGCCTGAGCTGGTGGATCTCGCGCGCCCCGGAGATGGAGGAGGACATCGCCCTGGCCAACATCGCGCTCGACATGATCGGCCACGCCCGCTTCCTCTACACCTACGCCGGCAGCGCCTGGGGCAAGACCGAGGATGAGCTGGCCTACTTCCGCGACGAGGAGGAGTTCCGCTCCGCGGCGCTGGTCGAGCAGCCCAACGGCGACTTCGCCCATACCATCGCCCGCGGCCTGATCTACTCCTACTACGCCTACGGCCTCTACACCGCGCTGCTGGACTCCGAGGACCGGACGCTGGCCAACATCGCCGCCAAGGTGGTCAAGGAACTCGAGTACCACGTCGACCACGCCTCCCAGTGGCTGCTGCGCCTGGGCCTGGGCACCGAGGAGTCCCACGCCCGAATGCAGAACGGCCTCGACGTCATGTGGCCCTACGTCGACGAGCTCTTCGAGGACCTGGACGTCCACACCGCCCTGACCGGCGTCGCCGTCCTCCCGTCCAGCCTGCGCCCCGAGTTCGACCGGCGCATCACCGACATCATCGCCCAGGCCGGCCTGCAGGTTCCGACCACCAAGCCGGTCATGTCCGGCCGCCGCACCGGCGTCTACAGCGAGAACCGCGGCTACATCCTCGCCGAGATGCAGTCCCTGGCCCGCCGCCACCCGGGGGCGACATGGTGA
- the paaB gene encoding 1,2-phenylacetyl-CoA epoxidase subunit PaaB → MSENTWPLYEVFVRTGRGLSHVHAGSLHAPDDTMALRNARDLYTRRNEGSSVWVVPTETITSSDPDSKGGFFESASGKNYRHATYYSQAEGVKHL, encoded by the coding sequence ATGAGCGAGAACACCTGGCCCCTCTACGAGGTCTTCGTCCGTACCGGCCGCGGCCTCTCCCACGTCCACGCCGGCTCCCTGCACGCCCCGGACGACACCATGGCCCTGCGCAACGCCCGCGACCTCTACACCCGCCGCAACGAGGGCTCGAGCGTCTGGGTCGTCCCGACCGAGACCATCACCTCCTCCGACCCTGACTCCAAGGGCGGCTTCTTCGAGTCCGCCTCCGGCAAGAACTACCGCCACGCCACCTACTACAGCCAGGCAGAAGGAGTGAAGCACCTGTGA
- the paaA gene encoding 1,2-phenylacetyl-CoA epoxidase subunit PaaA, with amino-acid sequence MTTTFASDITGQRAAHLDADVSGQKHFDQLIADDSRVEPTDWMPEGYRKTLTRQVSQHAHSEIIGMQPEANWISRAPSLKRKAILIAKVQDEAGHGLYLYSAAETLGTDREELVEQLLSGKAKYSSIFNYPARTWADVGAIGWLVDGAAIANQVPLCRASYGPYARSMVRICKEESFHQRQGWEILYELANGTPEQKQMAQEAINRFYGPALQMFGPPDDESPNSRQSMAWNIKRFSNDELRQRFVDMIVPQAEALGLHFEDPDLKWNEERGHYDFGELDWSEFKSVVSGNGPCNEQRMKHRRQAHEEGAWVREAAAAYVRRQAEQSEPGALIA; translated from the coding sequence ATGACCACCACATTCGCTTCCGACATCACCGGCCAGCGCGCAGCGCACCTGGACGCCGACGTGTCAGGACAGAAGCACTTCGACCAGCTCATCGCCGACGACAGTCGCGTCGAGCCGACCGACTGGATGCCCGAGGGCTACCGGAAGACCCTGACCCGTCAGGTCTCCCAGCACGCCCACTCCGAGATCATCGGCATGCAGCCGGAGGCCAACTGGATCAGCCGCGCCCCGAGCCTCAAGCGCAAGGCCATCCTCATCGCCAAGGTCCAGGACGAGGCCGGCCACGGCCTCTACCTGTACTCCGCGGCCGAGACCCTCGGCACCGACCGTGAAGAGCTGGTCGAGCAGCTGCTCAGCGGCAAGGCGAAGTACTCCTCCATCTTCAACTACCCGGCGCGGACCTGGGCCGACGTCGGCGCCATCGGCTGGCTGGTCGACGGCGCGGCCATCGCCAACCAGGTCCCGCTGTGCCGCGCCTCCTACGGCCCCTACGCCCGCTCCATGGTCCGCATCTGCAAGGAGGAGTCCTTCCACCAGCGCCAGGGCTGGGAAATCCTCTACGAGCTGGCCAACGGCACCCCGGAGCAGAAGCAGATGGCCCAGGAAGCCATCAACCGCTTCTACGGCCCGGCCCTGCAGATGTTCGGCCCGCCGGACGACGAGTCCCCGAACTCGAGGCAGTCCATGGCCTGGAACATCAAGCGCTTCTCCAACGACGAGCTGCGCCAGCGCTTCGTCGACATGATCGTCCCGCAGGCCGAGGCCCTGGGCCTGCACTTCGAGGACCCGGACCTGAAGTGGAACGAGGAACGCGGCCACTACGACTTCGGCGAGCTGGACTGGTCCGAGTTCAAGTCCGTCGTCTCCGGCAACGGCCCGTGCAACGAGCAGCGCATGAAGCACCGCCGCCAGGCCCACGAGGAGGGCGCCTGGGTGCGCGAGGCGGCGGCGGCCTACGTGCGTCGTCAAGCAGAGCAGTCCGAACCCGGCGCCCTGATCGCCTAA
- the paaI gene encoding hydroxyphenylacetyl-CoA thioesterase PaaI, with protein sequence MTETAATGTAHAILAPGVAEGERFDHVRAMYESDRMSQSLGLSVTELSETEVRGRFVVEEWMCNGHGTAQGGVITTFADALFAGVCNAPGQPAVAAQLSVHFVSPARVGDTVEGHAVNRATWGRNGVTDVAVTCGGKLVAEFRGTSRVVPSV encoded by the coding sequence ATGACCGAGACAGCAGCCACCGGCACCGCCCACGCCATTCTCGCCCCCGGGGTCGCGGAGGGGGAGCGCTTCGACCACGTCCGCGCCATGTACGAGTCCGACCGCATGTCCCAGTCCCTCGGGCTCTCCGTCACCGAGCTCAGCGAGACCGAGGTGCGTGGGCGCTTTGTCGTCGAGGAGTGGATGTGCAACGGGCACGGCACCGCCCAGGGCGGGGTCATCACCACCTTCGCCGACGCGCTCTTCGCCGGCGTGTGCAACGCGCCGGGCCAGCCGGCCGTCGCGGCGCAGCTGTCGGTGCACTTCGTCTCCCCGGCCCGCGTGGGCGACACCGTGGAGGGGCATGCTGTCAACCGCGCGACGTGGGGCCGCAACGGCGTCACGGATGTGGCCGTGACCTGCGGCGGGAAGCTGGTGGCGGAGTTTCGCGGCACTTCCCGGGTAGTCCCTTCGGTGTAA
- a CDS encoding TetR/AcrR family transcriptional regulator, producing MAATPPPTTHSSTARESGARGRPGYSREQIIRIAVAEFNAHGYEATSMGKLADRLGISKSAIYHHVSSKEEILVEATDHALSELTAALDDAATADGDSREQLRAAIFGATTVLCANPDEVTLLIRLRGNTEVEQEIMERRRSITRDFISHVKAAQQDELLRTDIDAALAGRLTLGTINSITEWYRPTGLLQPEELATAVTSMVMEGLANRP from the coding sequence GTGGCAGCCACACCCCCGCCGACCACCCACTCATCTACCGCCCGGGAGAGCGGCGCGCGCGGGCGCCCCGGCTATTCACGGGAGCAGATCATCCGCATCGCCGTCGCCGAATTCAACGCCCACGGCTACGAGGCGACGTCGATGGGCAAGCTGGCCGACCGCCTCGGCATCTCGAAATCGGCCATCTACCACCACGTTTCCTCCAAGGAGGAGATCCTGGTCGAGGCCACCGACCACGCGCTGAGCGAACTGACCGCCGCGCTTGACGACGCCGCCACCGCCGACGGCGACTCCCGGGAGCAGCTGCGCGCCGCCATCTTCGGCGCCACCACCGTCCTGTGCGCCAACCCCGACGAGGTCACGCTGCTGATTCGCCTGCGCGGCAACACCGAGGTCGAGCAGGAGATCATGGAGCGCCGCCGCAGCATCACCAGAGACTTCATCTCCCACGTCAAGGCCGCCCAGCAGGACGAACTCCTGCGCACCGACATCGACGCCGCCCTGGCCGGCCGACTCACCCTCGGCACGATCAACTCGATCACCGAGTGGTACCGCCCGACGGGACTGCTCCAGCCGGAGGAGCTGGCGACCGCCGTGACCTCGATGGTGATGGAGGGTCTGGCCAATCGCCCCTGA
- a CDS encoding AMP-binding protein: MTAATVTSTHHGPQTGIEYASRDEITALQTERAKSTLRHAYYNVEHYRREFDKLGVHPDDFRDLSDLSKFPFTEKEDLRREYPFGMFAVPSDKLVRIHASSGTTGRPTVVGYTRNDIEIWSDLVARSLRYGGVRAGDKVQVTFGYGLFTGGLGAHYGVEKLGAIAIPTSGGQTERQLQVMRDFQPDAILGTPSYMLNVLDRMRAEGQDPRDCSLRVGIMGSEPWSEGMRRDLEQGFGIDATDIYGLSEVLGPGVAQESVETKDGLTFWEDHFYPEIVNPETGEPVPDGEYGELVISSLTKEAFPVIRYRTHDLTRLLPGSACSMRRIERISARNDDMIILRGVNCFPSQFEELIVKDPTLRPRYQCVLSKKGRMDHLTLVVEQAPGFAQADADISANRLRKAIKDNIGVSVDVEIRDYVDSGEGKAKRIVDNRPRA, translated from the coding sequence ATGACTGCCGCAACCGTCACCTCCACCCATCACGGCCCCCAGACCGGCATCGAGTACGCCTCCCGCGACGAAATCACCGCGCTGCAGACCGAGCGCGCCAAGAGCACCCTGCGCCACGCGTACTACAACGTCGAGCACTACCGCCGCGAGTTCGACAAGCTCGGCGTCCACCCGGACGACTTCCGTGACCTCAGCGACCTGTCGAAGTTCCCCTTCACGGAGAAGGAGGACCTCCGCCGCGAGTACCCCTTCGGCATGTTCGCCGTCCCCAGCGACAAGCTGGTCCGCATCCACGCCTCCTCCGGCACCACCGGCCGCCCGACCGTCGTCGGCTACACCCGCAACGACATCGAGATCTGGTCCGACCTCGTCGCCCGCTCCCTGCGCTACGGCGGCGTCCGCGCCGGCGACAAGGTCCAGGTCACCTTCGGTTACGGACTGTTCACCGGCGGCCTGGGCGCCCACTACGGCGTCGAGAAGCTCGGCGCCATCGCCATCCCCACCTCCGGCGGCCAGACCGAGCGCCAGCTCCAGGTCATGCGCGACTTCCAGCCGGATGCCATCCTGGGCACCCCCTCCTACATGCTCAACGTCCTCGACCGCATGCGCGCCGAGGGCCAGGACCCGCGCGACTGCTCGCTGCGCGTCGGCATCATGGGCTCCGAGCCGTGGTCCGAGGGCATGCGCCGCGATCTCGAGCAGGGCTTCGGCATCGACGCCACCGACATCTACGGCCTCTCCGAGGTGCTCGGCCCGGGCGTGGCCCAGGAGTCGGTGGAAACCAAGGACGGCCTGACCTTCTGGGAGGACCACTTCTACCCGGAGATCGTCAACCCGGAGACCGGCGAGCCGGTCCCGGACGGAGAGTACGGCGAGCTCGTCATCTCCTCCCTGACCAAGGAGGCCTTCCCGGTCATCCGCTACCGCACCCACGACCTGACCCGCCTGCTGCCGGGCTCGGCCTGTTCCATGCGCCGCATCGAGCGCATCAGCGCCCGCAACGACGACATGATCATCCTGCGTGGCGTCAACTGCTTCCCGAGCCAGTTCGAGGAGCTCATCGTCAAGGACCCGACCCTGCGCCCGCGCTACCAGTGCGTCCTGTCCAAGAAGGGCCGCATGGACCACCTGACCCTCGTGGTCGAGCAGGCCCCGGGCTTCGCGCAGGCCGACGCCGACATCTCCGCCAACCGCCTGCGCAAGGCCATCAAGGACAACATCGGCGTCAGCGTGGACGTGGAAATCCGCGACTATGTCGACTCCGGTGAAGGCAAGGCCAAGCGCATCGTCGACAACCGACCGCGCGCCTAG
- a CDS encoding MFS transporter, whose protein sequence is MTTEIASGHRVTDTPTPPAPHGAPESGTVTSEHRKVLAGALVGTTIEWFDFFIYAQAAGMIFAAQFFNPATNSSPNLALIISWASLGISFLFRPLGAIIAGHLGDRLGRKPVLVLTLVGMGGATALIGLLPTYATIGIAAPILLVALRILQGLSAGGEWGGAALIAVEHAPTSRRGFFGAFPQVGVPAGMLLATLFMLVMTTTLTPAQFEAWGWRVPFLFSIVLIGIGYLIRRLVEESPVFAEMEQLKKKSSAPLSELFRNHWRKVVIAAVIFAGVNAAGYLAIAYFLSYGTKVLEMDRTLLLGLTSLTAAAWIIATLFFGAVSDKLGRKRTFALGYLAMIAWAIPTWLLIDTANPLWFGLAVVVLGVLLGVTYGPQPALYAEMFPVEIRLSGVSISYAIGSIIGGAFAPMIAQMLLAETGTSLSIGVYIAVISLLSLLAVLAVPAGIQGRDLNK, encoded by the coding sequence ATGACCACTGAAATTGCCTCTGGCCACCGTGTAACTGACACGCCGACTCCCCCGGCCCCGCACGGCGCCCCGGAGTCCGGCACCGTCACCAGCGAGCACCGGAAAGTCCTGGCTGGCGCGCTCGTCGGCACCACCATCGAGTGGTTCGACTTCTTCATCTACGCGCAGGCCGCGGGAATGATCTTCGCCGCCCAGTTCTTCAACCCGGCCACGAACTCCAGCCCCAACCTGGCCCTCATCATTTCCTGGGCGTCGCTGGGCATCAGCTTCCTCTTCCGGCCGCTCGGCGCCATCATCGCCGGCCACCTCGGTGACCGCCTGGGCCGCAAGCCCGTCCTCGTCCTCACCCTGGTCGGCATGGGCGGCGCCACCGCGCTCATCGGCCTCCTGCCGACCTACGCGACCATCGGCATCGCCGCCCCCATCCTGCTGGTGGCGCTGCGCATCCTCCAGGGCCTGTCCGCCGGTGGCGAGTGGGGCGGCGCCGCGCTGATCGCCGTCGAGCACGCACCGACCTCCCGCCGCGGCTTCTTCGGCGCCTTCCCGCAGGTCGGCGTCCCCGCCGGCATGCTGCTGGCCACGCTGTTCATGCTGGTGATGACCACCACCCTCACCCCGGCGCAGTTCGAGGCCTGGGGCTGGCGCGTCCCCTTCCTCTTCAGCATCGTCCTCATCGGCATCGGCTACCTCATCCGCCGCCTGGTCGAGGAGTCCCCCGTCTTCGCCGAGATGGAGCAGCTGAAGAAGAAGTCCTCCGCCCCGCTCTCCGAGCTCTTCCGCAACCACTGGCGCAAGGTCGTCATCGCCGCCGTCATCTTCGCCGGCGTCAACGCCGCCGGTTACCTGGCCATCGCCTACTTCCTGTCCTACGGCACCAAGGTCCTCGAGATGGACCGCACCCTGCTGCTCGGCCTGACCAGCCTCACCGCCGCCGCCTGGATCATCGCCACCCTCTTCTTCGGCGCCGTCTCCGACAAGCTCGGCCGCAAGCGCACCTTCGCCCTCGGCTACCTGGCCATGATCGCCTGGGCCATCCCGACCTGGCTGCTCATCGACACCGCCAACCCGCTCTGGTTCGGCCTCGCCGTCGTCGTCCTCGGCGTCCTGCTCGGCGTCACCTACGGCCCGCAGCCGGCCCTCTACGCCGAGATGTTCCCGGTCGAAATCCGCCTCTCCGGCGTCTCCATCTCCTACGCCATCGGCTCCATCATCGGCGGCGCCTTCGCCCCGATGATCGCCCAGATGCTGCTCGCCGAGACGGGCACCTCCCTGTCCATCGGCGTCTACATCGCCGTCATCTCCCTGCTCTCCCTGCTCGCCGTCCTGGCCGTTCCGGCCGGCATCCAGGGCCGCGACCTGAACAAGTAG
- a CDS encoding DUF981 family protein — MLMQGITYNTMMGLVVGVIILMVPLFMRSLDVNPGRSVSGFGWGFIAAGGFLAFTGMHMTLTWPLEQIEGVFCCAVDNVTFGEPAAIYGLLTLIAGFAILRAEDRAERGLRELDMVATLRPILYIAAVAGFAIVLFGIAGLHFGQWRPPTVEPIARLLAGNMIEPLMVFSMYVITGVAAILSPFALTNRTVAKVFGVLAWIAGMAWIFLAFTLFYSHVGFFPWPFNNPEVMHPEL, encoded by the coding sequence ATGCTGATGCAAGGAATTACCTACAACACGATGATGGGCCTGGTCGTCGGCGTCATCATCCTCATGGTCCCGCTGTTCATGCGCTCCCTCGACGTCAACCCCGGACGCAGCGTGAGCGGTTTCGGCTGGGGATTCATCGCCGCCGGCGGCTTCCTGGCTTTCACCGGCATGCACATGACCCTGACCTGGCCGCTGGAGCAGATCGAGGGCGTCTTCTGCTGTGCCGTGGACAACGTCACCTTCGGTGAACCCGCCGCCATCTACGGCCTCCTCACCCTGATCGCCGGTTTCGCCATCCTGCGCGCGGAGGATCGTGCGGAACGCGGCCTCCGCGAGCTGGACATGGTCGCCACCCTGCGGCCCATCCTCTACATCGCCGCCGTCGCCGGTTTCGCCATCGTGCTCTTCGGCATCGCCGGCCTGCACTTCGGCCAGTGGCGCCCGCCCACCGTCGAACCGATCGCCCGCCTCCTGGCCGGGAACATGATCGAACCGCTCATGGTGTTCTCCATGTACGTGATCACCGGTGTCGCGGCCATCCTCTCGCCCTTCGCGCTGACGAACAGGACCGTGGCCAAGGTGTTCGGCGTCCTCGCCTGGATTGCCGGCATGGCCTGGATCTTCCTCGCCTTCACCCTGTTCTACAGCCACGTCGGATTCTTCCCGTGGCCCTTCAACAACCCCGAGGTGATGCACCCCGAGCTCTAG
- a CDS encoding helix-turn-helix domain-containing protein, producing the protein MESRRPLFTADAEFADDVFSLSTVIDRLVEERVGLDGLVAGVVERLKRSVRVNAFGRVVHFLPTEPPAKGLGEPHTGRLASSNITVTIDPPLPERAGKLVTQRLVHATRMLLHQEPAPSTDDGEKLRWLLSAVVTAEERHAIREALALRDEEPVTVLAVAGAGEDRAAAEGLAARTSPEPVLVTRVGELLAVVVRGVPNREIDVPTGMSVGVGETVPAQSLHTSWASALTALRFSMPSRRDRGPYRLFDAVIVDIANVGVLRVLAESVAASDVTALADVQGITQLAENGPEDSLAVMEAVAATDSIRQAAQLVHLHHNTVAHRVRDVENVLGFSLTVPYGRTRLMVGLILYRVAVGNL; encoded by the coding sequence ATGGAGTCACGGCGACCTCTGTTCACCGCCGACGCTGAGTTCGCGGACGACGTCTTTTCCCTGTCGACGGTGATCGACCGGCTGGTGGAGGAGCGCGTCGGCCTGGACGGGCTGGTGGCCGGGGTGGTCGAGCGGCTCAAACGCAGCGTGCGGGTCAACGCGTTCGGTCGGGTGGTGCATTTCCTGCCCACCGAACCACCCGCCAAGGGGCTGGGGGAGCCCCACACGGGCCGGCTCGCCAGCTCCAACATCACGGTGACCATCGACCCGCCGCTGCCGGAGCGGGCGGGCAAGCTCGTCACCCAGCGCCTGGTCCACGCGACCCGCATGCTGCTGCACCAGGAACCCGCGCCCTCGACCGACGACGGCGAGAAACTGCGCTGGCTGCTGAGCGCGGTGGTCACGGCCGAGGAGCGCCACGCCATCCGGGAGGCGCTCGCGCTCCGGGACGAGGAGCCGGTGACGGTCCTGGCCGTGGCCGGGGCCGGCGAGGACCGCGCGGCGGCCGAAGGCCTCGCCGCCCGCACCTCCCCGGAGCCCGTGCTGGTGACCAGGGTCGGCGAGCTGCTGGCGGTGGTGGTCCGGGGAGTCCCGAACCGGGAAATCGACGTGCCCACCGGCATGTCGGTCGGCGTCGGGGAAACCGTGCCGGCGCAGTCCCTGCACACCTCCTGGGCCTCCGCGCTGACCGCGCTGCGTTTCTCCATGCCCAGCAGGCGCGACAGGGGCCCTTACCGGCTGTTCGACGCCGTGATCGTGGACATCGCCAACGTCGGCGTCCTCCGGGTGCTGGCGGAATCGGTGGCGGCCTCGGACGTCACCGCGCTTGCCGACGTGCAGGGCATCACGCAGCTGGCGGAGAACGGCCCGGAGGATTCGCTGGCCGTGATGGAGGCGGTCGCGGCCACCGACTCGATCCGCCAGGCCGCGCAGCTGGTCCATCTCCACCACAACACCGTGGCGCACCGGGTCAGGGACGTGGAGAACGTCCTCGGTTTCTCGCTGACCGTGCCCTACGGGCGCACCCGACTGATGGTCGGGCTGATTCTCTACCGGGTGGCGGTGGGGAATTTATAG
- a CDS encoding alpha/beta hydrolase has protein sequence MALDRHSLDFLTAAAAAAGPDATPMHLQTPEEARVAALGSIDLIGPGPEVHSVEDVQLRSADEAEEFTVRVLKPSANPEGVFLYIHGGGWVVSDIAAYDAVGRQLAVDTGYTVVLVNYRKAPEAPFPGPVDDCWTALNWIEDNRAELAADGTPLVVGGDSAGGNLTAALTLRARDAGGPTIDLQVLIYPVTDADFSRPSYLAAENQTLLTTEAMQWFWDHYIPEDQRDHHEAAPLRAESLAGLPDAYLVVAEHDVLRDEGEAYGQRLTEAGVTVDSHMYPGQMHGFISFFNILPSGNKLVEMIAEKVRTHAAEYATAGK, from the coding sequence ATGGCGCTCGATCGACACTCACTCGACTTCCTCACCGCCGCAGCGGCGGCCGCTGGCCCGGACGCGACGCCGATGCACCTGCAGACCCCGGAGGAGGCCCGTGTCGCCGCTCTGGGCAGCATCGATCTCATCGGCCCCGGGCCCGAGGTCCACTCCGTCGAGGACGTCCAGCTGCGCTCCGCCGACGAGGCCGAGGAGTTCACCGTCCGCGTGCTCAAGCCCTCGGCGAACCCGGAGGGTGTGTTCCTCTACATCCACGGCGGCGGCTGGGTGGTCAGCGACATCGCCGCCTACGACGCGGTCGGGCGCCAGCTCGCCGTCGACACCGGCTACACCGTCGTCCTGGTCAACTACCGCAAGGCGCCGGAGGCGCCCTTCCCGGGGCCGGTCGATGACTGCTGGACCGCACTGAACTGGATTGAGGACAACCGCGCCGAGCTCGCGGCCGACGGCACCCCGCTGGTCGTCGGCGGCGACAGCGCCGGCGGCAACCTCACCGCAGCGCTGACCCTGCGCGCCCGCGACGCCGGCGGCCCGACCATCGACCTGCAGGTGCTGATCTACCCGGTCACCGACGCCGATTTCTCCCGCCCCAGCTACCTCGCCGCGGAGAACCAGACCCTGCTGACCACCGAGGCCATGCAGTGGTTCTGGGACCACTACATCCCGGAAGACCAGCGCGACCACCACGAGGCCGCCCCGCTGCGCGCCGAGTCCCTGGCCGGGCTTCCCGACGCCTACCTCGTCGTCGCCGAGCACGACGTCCTGCGCGACGAGGGCGAGGCCTACGGCCAGCGCCTGACCGAGGCCGGCGTCACGGTCGACTCCCACATGTACCCCGGCCAGATGCACGGGTTCATCTCCTTCTTCAACATCCTCCCGTCGGGCAACAAGCTGGTCGAGATGATCGCCGAGAAGGTCCGAACCCACGCCGCCGAGTACGCCACCGCAGGAAAGTAG
- a CDS encoding flavin-containing monooxygenase, whose translation MSTQHNIDVDVVVVGAGFAGIYATHLLRTKNNLTVQGFEKGSGVGGTWFWNRYPGARCDAESIVYSYGFDDEIQQEWTWSERWATQPEILEYANFVADKLDIRQYYRFNTEVASITWDEETATWTTTTADGATTVSKYVITAVGCLSASQVPNFPGLADYRGEVHHTGAWPHEGVDFTGKKVCVIGTGSSAIQSIPKIAEQAEHVTVFQRTATFTVPARNRPLGVDEMALVKAAYPALREHAKTTVAGVIVKQPIGSALELDDATVRAELDARWASGGPSVMNAFTDTMTDMEANQITAEYVREQIRATVKDPATAALLTPDAYPIGTKRICVDTDYYETYNRDNVALVSVREHPIERIGSRGPVVDGVEHDCDILVMATGFDAITGPLLRLNITGREGLPLSEAWAEGGKSYLGLSVAGFPNMFTITGPGSPSVLTNMIVSIEQHAEWITDALLALEEQGIDTIEATPEAQEGWVSYVNEVANTTLYPQAASWYMGDNIPGKARVFMPYAGGAHTYRSICEDVAGAGYRGFALSSRDRAPKVRVPVA comes from the coding sequence ATGAGCACCCAGCACAACATTGACGTGGACGTTGTCGTCGTCGGCGCCGGTTTCGCCGGCATCTACGCCACCCACCTCCTGCGCACCAAGAACAACCTCACGGTCCAGGGCTTCGAGAAGGGCTCCGGAGTCGGCGGCACCTGGTTCTGGAACCGCTACCCCGGCGCGCGCTGCGACGCCGAGTCCATCGTCTACTCCTACGGCTTCGACGACGAGATCCAGCAGGAGTGGACCTGGTCCGAGCGCTGGGCCACCCAGCCGGAGATCCTCGAGTACGCCAACTTCGTCGCCGACAAGCTCGACATCCGCCAGTACTACCGATTCAACACCGAGGTCGCCTCCATCACCTGGGACGAGGAGACCGCCACCTGGACCACGACCACGGCCGACGGCGCGACCACCGTGTCCAAGTACGTCATCACCGCAGTCGGCTGCCTCTCGGCCTCCCAGGTCCCGAACTTCCCGGGCCTGGCCGACTACCGCGGCGAGGTCCACCACACCGGCGCCTGGCCGCACGAGGGCGTCGACTTCACCGGCAAGAAGGTCTGCGTCATCGGCACCGGCTCCTCCGCCATCCAGTCCATCCCCAAGATCGCCGAGCAGGCCGAGCACGTCACCGTCTTCCAGCGCACCGCCACCTTCACCGTGCCGGCGCGCAACCGCCCCCTCGGCGTCGACGAGATGGCGCTGGTCAAGGCCGCCTACCCGGCGCTGCGCGAGCACGCCAAGACCACCGTCGCCGGCGTCATCGTCAAGCAGCCCATCGGCAGCGCCCTCGAGCTTGACGACGCCACCGTCCGCGCCGAGCTCGACGCCCGCTGGGCCTCCGGCGGACCCTCCGTCATGAACGCCTTCACCGACACCATGACCGACATGGAGGCCAACCAGATCACCGCCGAGTACGTCCGCGAGCAGATCAGGGCCACCGTCAAGGACCCGGCCACCGCGGCGCTGCTCACCCCGGACGCCTACCCGATCGGCACCAAGCGCATCTGCGTCGACACCGACTACTACGAGACCTACAACCGCGACAACGTCGCGCTGGTCTCCGTCCGCGAGCACCCCATCGAGCGCATCGGCTCCCGTGGCCCGGTGGTCGACGGCGTCGAGCACGACTGCGACATCCTGGTCATGGCCACCGGCTTCGACGCCATCACCGGCCCCCTGCTGCGCCTCAACATCACCGGCAGGGAAGGTCTGCCGCTGTCGGAGGCATGGGCAGAGGGCGGCAAGTCCTACCTCGGCCTCAGTGTCGCCGGCTTCCCCAACATGTTCACCATCACCGGGCCGGGCAGCCCCTCGGTGCTGACCAACATGATCGTCTCCATCGAACAGCACGCAGAGTGGATCACCGACGCACTCCTGGCGTTGGAGGAGCAGGGCATCGACACCATCGAGGCGACTCCGGAAGCCCAGGAGGGGTGGGTCTCCTACGTCAACGAGGTCGCCAACACGACCCTCTACCCGCAGGCCGCCTCCTGGTACATGGGCGACAACATCCCCGGCAAGGCCCGTGTGTTCATGCCCTACGCCGGCGGCGCCCACACCTACCGGTCGATTTGTGAGGATGTTGCCGGTGCGGGATACCGCGGCTTCGCCCTCAGCTCGAGGGACCGTGCCCCGAAGGTACGGGTGCCGGTCGCCTAG